Proteins encoded within one genomic window of Enterococcus haemoperoxidus ATCC BAA-382:
- a CDS encoding multidrug effflux MFS transporter encodes MKKSIKIRVPSLVLLIVLVGFPQISETIFTPSLPDIAHDFQTSMAMVQLTLSIYFLAFALGVFFWGWLSDFVGRRKAMLYGLLFYGLGSFLCFRSSTIEILLMARFVQAFGASTGSVVTQTILRESYSGNQRHALFAQISAALAFTPAIGPLIGGVVDQYWGFRAVFLVLVLMSVLIFCYAFLRLPETFEVNKRVPVKLLPIIKRFLINPKVLTYGFLIGAINGILFSYYAEAPFIFIEQFHLSAAMYGFLGIGVAGASILGSLLSKRLLPVYPPEKIILIGIRTLVFGAIFLLCVSGGSILLESVQFWLMLMGIFILLTGAGMALPNCLSLALTDFQDVIGTAGAIFSLGYYLLVSLFTFCMSKLHNETLWMMPLYFLAIGSLMLLLVRKFLLSKNKVS; translated from the coding sequence TTGAAAAAAAGCATCAAAATTCGTGTACCATCTTTAGTGTTACTGATTGTTTTAGTTGGGTTTCCACAGATCAGTGAAACGATTTTTACTCCGTCGCTGCCAGATATTGCCCATGATTTTCAAACATCCATGGCAATGGTTCAGTTAACGTTGAGTATTTATTTTCTAGCTTTTGCGCTAGGTGTGTTCTTTTGGGGCTGGTTGTCTGATTTTGTTGGGCGACGTAAGGCTATGCTTTATGGATTGTTGTTTTACGGGTTAGGTAGTTTTCTTTGTTTTCGCTCATCGACGATTGAGATATTACTTATGGCTCGATTTGTTCAGGCTTTTGGTGCCAGTACAGGATCCGTTGTAACTCAAACAATATTACGTGAAAGTTATTCTGGTAATCAGCGCCATGCGTTATTTGCGCAAATTTCTGCAGCTCTTGCGTTTACTCCGGCGATTGGTCCATTGATTGGCGGTGTTGTCGATCAGTATTGGGGGTTTAGAGCTGTCTTTCTTGTATTAGTATTGATGAGTGTTTTGATATTCTGTTATGCATTTTTGCGCTTGCCTGAAACGTTTGAAGTTAATAAGCGAGTACCAGTAAAATTATTGCCGATCATTAAACGATTTTTAATAAATCCTAAAGTATTGACTTATGGTTTTTTAATAGGCGCGATCAATGGTATTTTATTCAGTTACTATGCAGAAGCGCCATTTATCTTTATAGAACAATTTCATTTATCGGCAGCGATGTATGGATTTTTAGGCATTGGTGTGGCAGGTGCGTCGATTCTAGGCTCTTTATTGTCCAAAAGGTTACTGCCAGTTTATCCACCGGAAAAAATCATTTTGATTGGGATTAGAACGTTGGTGTTTGGTGCAATTTTTCTGCTTTGTGTCAGTGGGGGAAGTATTCTTCTGGAGAGTGTCCAGTTTTGGCTAATGTTGATGGGGATTTTTATCTTGTTAACTGGAGCAGGGATGGCCTTGCCTAATTGTCTAAGTTTAGCGTTGACCGATTTTCAAGATGTGATCGGCACTGCAGGAGCAATCTTTAGCTTAGGTTATTACTTGTTGGTTAGTCTATTCACGTTTTGCATGAGTAAATTGCATAATGAGACTTTATGGATGATGCCTTTGTATTTTCTTGCCATTGGTAGTTTGATGCTATTGTTAGTACGAAAATTTTTATTGTCTAAGAATAAAGTAAGTTAG
- the pgmB gene encoding beta-phosphoglucomutase codes for MFKGVLFDLDGVLTDTAEYHYQAWQRLGKEIGITIDRAFNEELKGVSREDSLKLLLAHGGRAQDFDSEQFAELAKRKNEYYVEMIQEVSPADVYPGILNLLKDLKKQGIKISLASASKNGPFLLERMSLLPYFDGIADPADVAKGKPDPEIFQLAAEKVGLTVRDCIGIEDAKAGIQAILASGALPIGVGRPEDLGTDIVLVSSTKELTVDLLVSVWQTARNNA; via the coding sequence ATGTTTAAAGGCGTTTTATTTGATTTAGACGGTGTGTTGACGGATACAGCGGAGTATCATTATCAAGCGTGGCAACGGTTAGGAAAAGAAATCGGGATCACGATCGATCGTGCATTTAATGAAGAACTAAAAGGTGTGAGCCGCGAAGATTCTTTGAAATTATTGTTGGCTCATGGAGGTCGCGCACAAGATTTTGACTCAGAGCAGTTTGCTGAACTGGCAAAACGGAAAAATGAGTATTATGTAGAGATGATTCAAGAAGTTAGTCCGGCTGATGTTTATCCAGGGATTCTGAACTTGTTAAAGGATTTAAAAAAACAAGGAATCAAAATTTCTTTAGCTTCTGCTAGTAAAAATGGACCGTTTTTACTTGAAAGGATGTCTTTGCTGCCCTATTTTGATGGTATTGCTGATCCAGCGGACGTGGCGAAGGGGAAACCAGATCCAGAAATTTTCCAATTAGCAGCTGAAAAAGTTGGTTTGACTGTGAGAGATTGTATTGGGATCGAAGATGCTAAGGCTGGTATTCAAGCAATTTTAGCAAGTGGTGCACTACCAATCGGTGTGGGACGTCCAGAAGATCTTGGGACAGATATCGTTTTAGTTTCTTCTACGAAAGAATTAACGGTCGATTTACTAGTTTCTGTATGGCAAACTGCAAGAAATAATGCTTGA
- a CDS encoding NAD(P)H-dependent oxidoreductase, which produces MNTPEKRQEILSAFEHRHATKAFDPSKKISAEDWETILEAARLSPSSFGYEPWSFLLIESPQVKEELKEFAWGAINSLNGASHFIIALARKNVTADSSHVKHMVEDVFGLPFSADAPQTQMFKQFQVKDFDLNSERALFDWASKQTYIPLANMMTTAALLKIDSCPIEGFNRSELETYLSKKGLLDTTEFGVSYMLGLGYRTKEIPLKKRQTTDEILTVVE; this is translated from the coding sequence ATGAACACACCAGAAAAACGCCAAGAGATTTTATCAGCTTTTGAACATCGTCATGCCACAAAAGCGTTTGACCCATCCAAGAAAATCTCAGCAGAAGATTGGGAAACAATTTTAGAAGCAGCACGGTTGTCTCCAAGCTCATTTGGATATGAGCCATGGTCTTTTTTACTAATCGAAAGCCCTCAAGTAAAAGAAGAATTGAAAGAATTTGCTTGGGGCGCAATCAACAGTTTAAACGGAGCCAGCCATTTTATCATAGCACTAGCACGTAAAAATGTTACGGCTGATAGCTCTCATGTCAAACATATGGTCGAAGATGTATTTGGCCTACCGTTTTCAGCTGATGCACCACAAACTCAAATGTTCAAACAGTTTCAAGTAAAAGATTTTGATTTAAACAGTGAACGCGCTCTATTCGATTGGGCATCAAAACAAACGTATATTCCTTTGGCTAACATGATGACTACTGCAGCTTTATTGAAAATTGATAGTTGTCCCATTGAAGGCTTTAATCGATCTGAATTAGAAACTTATTTGAGTAAAAAAGGACTGTTAGATACAACTGAATTCGGTGTTTCTTATATGCTTGGATTAGGTTATCGTACAAAAGAAATACCATTGAAAAAACGCCAAACGACTGATGAAATTCTGACTGTTGTCGAATAA
- a CDS encoding heavy metal translocating P-type ATPase, with product MEAKTFDIEGMTCASCAQTVEKATAKLTGVSKATVNLATEKLNVEYDESKLSERDIQKAVSDAGYEALSNVQQRTFDIEGMTCASCAQTIEKATSKLTGVTKASVNLATEKMVVDFDPSIINVSDITKAVSDAGYEAIEQVDSADTVDKDREKKQKHIKEMWQRFWLSAVFTVPLLYVAMGHMVGLPLPTFLDPMMHAETFAMVQLVLTIPVLYLGRSFFTVGFKALFKGHPNMDSLVALGTSAAVAYSLYGTAMIFAGDPQFTMALYYESAGVILTLITLGKYFEAVSKGKTSEAIKKLMGLAPKNARVFRNGQEMEIPVDSVQLDDTIIVRPGEKIPVDGVVIEGSSAIDESMLTGESMPVEKKIGDNVIGASINKNGSFRFKATKVGKDTALSQIIKLVEDAQGSKAPIAKMADKISGVFVPIVMVLSVLAGLAWYFLGQESWVFALTITISVLVIACPCALGLATPTAIMVGTGKGAENGVLIKSGDALETTHKIETIVFDKTGTITEGKPKVTDIVTINDISRDELLRLAASAEKGSEHPLGEAIVNGAEEKNLAFAKTEDFAAIPGHGIEVTIEGSRLLLGNKKLMDDRGISLGNLGVTSDQLAEQGKTPMYIAKDGKIAGIIAVADTIKPNSIPAIKKLHQMGIEVAMITGDNKRTAQAIAKQVGIDRVLSEVLPEDKANKVMKLQKEGKKVAMVGDGINDAPALAQADIGIAIGSGTDVAMESADIVLMRSDLMDVPTAVELSKATIKNIKENLFWAFAYNTLGIPVAMGVLYLFGGPLLNPMIAGAAMSFSSVSVLLNALRLKGFKPSVLKK from the coding sequence ATGGAAGCAAAAACATTTGATATAGAAGGAATGACCTGTGCCTCTTGTGCGCAAACAGTAGAAAAAGCCACCGCAAAGCTAACGGGCGTATCAAAAGCCACTGTCAATCTAGCGACAGAAAAGCTAAATGTTGAATACGATGAAAGTAAATTGTCAGAAAGGGACATTCAAAAAGCCGTATCAGATGCAGGGTACGAGGCATTAAGTAATGTCCAGCAAAGAACATTTGATATAGAAGGAATGACCTGTGCCTCTTGTGCCCAAACAATCGAAAAAGCCACAAGTAAATTAACAGGTGTCACAAAAGCCTCTGTCAATTTAGCCACTGAAAAAATGGTTGTTGATTTTGATCCGTCAATAATAAACGTTTCGGATATTACCAAAGCCGTATCAGATGCAGGGTATGAGGCAATTGAGCAAGTAGATTCTGCAGATACTGTAGACAAAGACCGCGAGAAAAAACAAAAACATATCAAAGAAATGTGGCAACGTTTTTGGCTATCAGCTGTGTTTACAGTTCCACTATTATATGTTGCGATGGGACATATGGTTGGCTTACCATTACCGACATTTCTAGATCCAATGATGCATGCTGAAACTTTTGCAATGGTTCAATTGGTTTTAACGATTCCTGTATTATATTTAGGTAGAAGTTTCTTTACAGTGGGGTTTAAAGCTTTATTTAAAGGACATCCTAATATGGATTCGTTAGTTGCTTTAGGAACTAGTGCAGCAGTAGCGTATAGTTTATATGGAACAGCGATGATTTTTGCTGGTGATCCACAATTTACGATGGCGCTTTACTATGAATCAGCGGGTGTGATTTTAACCTTGATCACATTAGGTAAATACTTTGAAGCAGTTTCAAAAGGAAAAACGTCAGAAGCTATCAAGAAATTAATGGGTCTCGCACCAAAAAATGCCCGTGTTTTCCGTAATGGGCAAGAAATGGAAATCCCAGTAGATAGTGTTCAATTAGACGATACGATCATTGTTCGCCCAGGTGAAAAAATTCCTGTAGATGGTGTTGTGATCGAAGGTTCATCAGCAATCGATGAGTCGATGCTGACAGGTGAAAGTATGCCTGTTGAGAAAAAAATCGGTGATAATGTTATCGGTGCAAGTATTAACAAGAATGGTAGCTTCCGTTTTAAAGCAACTAAAGTCGGCAAAGATACAGCATTGTCTCAAATCATCAAATTAGTAGAAGATGCGCAAGGCTCAAAAGCACCGATTGCCAAAATGGCGGATAAAATTTCTGGTGTTTTTGTACCAATTGTAATGGTTTTATCTGTCTTGGCTGGTTTAGCTTGGTATTTCTTAGGACAAGAATCATGGGTCTTTGCATTGACGATCACGATTTCCGTTTTAGTTATCGCTTGTCCATGTGCGTTAGGACTAGCAACACCGACTGCAATTATGGTTGGAACAGGAAAAGGCGCTGAAAATGGCGTATTGATCAAAAGTGGGGATGCACTTGAAACGACACACAAAATTGAAACAATCGTTTTCGATAAGACAGGAACAATTACAGAAGGCAAACCAAAAGTGACAGATATCGTGACAATAAATGATATCAGCCGTGATGAACTCTTAAGACTAGCTGCTTCAGCCGAAAAAGGGTCAGAACATCCTTTAGGTGAAGCAATCGTAAATGGTGCAGAAGAAAAAAATCTAGCTTTTGCCAAAACAGAAGATTTTGCAGCAATTCCAGGTCATGGGATCGAAGTGACGATCGAAGGTAGCCGCTTATTGTTAGGAAACAAAAAACTGATGGATGACCGCGGTATTTCTCTAGGGAATTTAGGCGTTACCTCCGATCAATTAGCAGAGCAAGGAAAAACACCAATGTATATTGCCAAAGACGGTAAGATTGCTGGAATTATCGCAGTAGCAGATACAATCAAACCAAACAGTATTCCAGCAATCAAAAAACTGCATCAAATGGGTATTGAAGTGGCGATGATTACAGGAGACAACAAACGAACAGCTCAAGCGATTGCTAAGCAAGTTGGCATCGACCGTGTGCTAAGTGAAGTTTTACCAGAAGATAAAGCCAACAAAGTGATGAAACTTCAAAAAGAAGGCAAAAAAGTTGCCATGGTTGGAGATGGAATCAACGATGCTCCAGCTTTAGCGCAAGCGGATATCGGGATCGCAATTGGTTCTGGTACAGATGTTGCAATGGAATCAGCGGATATCGTCTTGATGCGCAGTGATTTGATGGATGTACCGACAGCGGTAGAATTGAGTAAAGCCACAATCAAAAACATCAAAGAAAACCTATTCTGGGCTTTTGCCTATAATACATTAGGTATTCCGGTAGCGATGGGTGTACTGTATCTATTTGGTGGACCATTGTTGAATCCGATGATCGCAGGGGCTGCAATGAGTTTTAGCTCAGTATCTGTATTGTTGAATGCGTTAAGATTGAAAGGGTTTAAGCCTTCAGTGTTGAAGAAATAA
- a CDS encoding UDP-N-acetylmuramoyl-L-alanyl-D-glutamate--L-lysine ligase encodes MTISLETIRECLLEEHLLKEFTSADGWSLTLPTSLNNKNFDTLSYDSRTVNANTLFFCKGMNFKSEYLEMAVKSGLTVYVAEQPYDVPATLGIIVTDIKKAMAVLSMAFYDYPQNKLKLIGFTGTKGKTTAAYFTKFILDNATNNKTAMLSTMNSTLDGKTFFKSHLTTPESLDLYQMMAEAVKNNMTHFIMEVSSQAYKTNRVYGLFFDVGIFLNITPDHISPIEHPTFDDYFYCKRQLIKHSKTMIFNHESDYFQLLKETAELHKIPYLVYGDQASPDTDYIYQTCADDSLAFSIKGKNDSLAVSGEYHLRLGGDFNKGNALSAVLASALVGATRNDCEKGIKETTVPGRMELLTNTNGAKIYVDYAHNYDSLKNLLAFVKKEHPTGRLLVVIGSTGNKAISRRKDFGTVLSELADIAILTTDDPADENPVTICEEIQSYITTDIPVEIIEDRSEAIEKALAMSLAEDAVVLAGKGADLYQKVGGEDTPYKGDFYIAERLILK; translated from the coding sequence ATGACTATTTCTTTAGAAACAATCCGAGAATGTTTACTTGAAGAACATCTTTTAAAAGAATTTACTTCAGCTGACGGCTGGTCTTTGACCTTACCTACCTCGTTGAATAATAAAAATTTTGACACTCTTTCCTATGATTCCCGTACTGTAAATGCTAATACTCTTTTTTTCTGTAAAGGAATGAATTTCAAATCAGAGTATTTAGAAATGGCAGTCAAATCTGGGCTTACTGTTTATGTAGCAGAACAACCTTATGATGTCCCCGCAACATTAGGAATCATTGTGACAGATATCAAAAAGGCAATGGCTGTTTTAAGCATGGCTTTTTATGACTATCCACAAAATAAATTAAAATTAATTGGTTTTACTGGCACAAAAGGCAAAACAACTGCTGCTTACTTTACTAAATTTATCTTAGATAACGCTACAAATAACAAAACAGCCATGTTGTCTACTATGAACTCTACGTTAGATGGAAAAACCTTTTTCAAATCACATTTAACAACCCCTGAGTCACTTGACCTTTATCAAATGATGGCAGAAGCTGTAAAAAACAACATGACTCATTTCATTATGGAAGTGTCATCTCAAGCTTACAAAACAAATCGCGTGTATGGTTTATTTTTTGATGTAGGAATTTTCCTAAATATTACACCGGATCATATCAGTCCGATCGAACATCCAACATTTGATGATTACTTTTACTGTAAACGGCAACTAATTAAGCATTCAAAAACGATGATTTTTAATCACGAATCCGATTATTTTCAATTATTGAAAGAAACAGCTGAATTGCATAAAATTCCTTATCTTGTTTATGGCGACCAAGCATCTCCAGACACAGATTATATCTATCAAACCTGTGCAGATGATTCTCTTGCCTTTTCTATCAAAGGAAAAAATGACTCCTTAGCCGTTTCTGGTGAGTATCACTTGCGTTTGGGCGGTGATTTTAATAAGGGGAATGCCTTGAGCGCTGTTCTTGCTAGTGCCTTAGTTGGCGCTACACGCAATGACTGTGAGAAAGGAATCAAAGAAACGACTGTTCCTGGACGAATGGAATTATTAACGAATACAAATGGTGCAAAAATCTATGTAGATTATGCGCATAATTATGATAGTTTAAAAAATCTGTTAGCCTTTGTCAAAAAAGAGCATCCTACTGGCCGTTTACTTGTGGTGATTGGCAGTACAGGAAATAAAGCTATTTCCAGAAGAAAAGATTTCGGTACTGTCTTATCTGAATTAGCTGATATTGCTATCTTAACTACAGATGATCCAGCTGATGAAAATCCCGTTACGATTTGCGAAGAGATTCAATCATACATCACAACGGATATTCCAGTTGAAATAATTGAAGACCGCAGTGAAGCAATTGAAAAAGCTTTGGCAATGAGTCTAGCAGAAGACGCCGTCGTCTTAGCTGGAAAAGGCGCAGACCTATACCAAAAAGTAGGCGGAGAAGATACGCCTTATAAAGGTGATTTCTATATTGCTGAACGTCTAATACTTAAATAA
- a CDS encoding lytic polysaccharide monooxygenase: protein MFSGGNEASAHGYVNQPASRVVNAKANGFGWGPGEISSHPEIISTPQGVEAPTADLDSGKLNGKLASAGLDVYSPLNEQTSSRWVKNTISTGENNFNWHHTAVHKTNRYRYYMTKQGWNQNEPLTLKNMDLIKVIGQPIGEDFPKGEGFTPAVDEMQQVNIPTDRSGYHVVYAVWDINDTINSFFQAIDVNVK from the coding sequence ATGTTTAGTGGAGGAAACGAAGCATCAGCTCACGGTTACGTAAATCAACCTGCAAGCCGAGTGGTCAATGCTAAAGCAAACGGGTTTGGTTGGGGACCTGGCGAAATTTCATCACATCCTGAAATCATCTCGACACCACAAGGAGTTGAAGCTCCGACTGCTGATTTGGATTCTGGAAAATTGAATGGTAAATTAGCTTCTGCCGGTTTAGATGTATACTCACCATTGAACGAGCAAACTTCAAGTAGATGGGTTAAAAATACAATCAGCACTGGAGAAAATAATTTCAATTGGCACCATACCGCTGTTCACAAAACAAACAGATACAGATACTATATGACAAAACAAGGTTGGAACCAAAATGAACCTTTGACTTTAAAAAATATGGATCTTATTAAAGTAATCGGTCAACCTATCGGTGAAGACTTCCCTAAAGGAGAAGGCTTTACGCCAGCTGTAGATGAAATGCAACAAGTAAATATTCCAACTGACAGAAGTGGATATCATGTCGTTTATGCCGTTTGGGACATTAACGATACAATTAACTCATTCTTCCAAGCTATTGATGTGAACGTAAAATAA
- a CDS encoding AEC family transporter has translation MKEILLQAIGFCFVIFLGYLMKRIGLLSKADGGMLSVIIVNITLPATVIVSLANVVVSGTLFFLLAMGIVLNILVILIGGKVSKKRSILEQKFQMYSMSGYNIGNFSLPFIQGFYPLAVPFLLMFDIGNSVMLTGGTTLLIDKVVGTKEETTFKKIVLALFKSAPFTAYMVMLLLRIIQFNLPVEVLGVLEMIAKANGFLSMFMIGLYFELRLPKKALHLVKEVLVWRYLCGAIFALLFAFVIPLDPLLRIVLVVLSVAPMPTFSVINSVKVGMPEETVGFTSSASILISLVLMTLIMMFMG, from the coding sequence ATGAAGGAAATTTTATTACAGGCGATTGGGTTTTGTTTTGTTATATTTTTAGGGTATTTAATGAAGCGAATTGGCTTGCTGAGTAAAGCAGATGGTGGTATGTTGTCAGTTATTATTGTAAATATTACCTTGCCGGCAACCGTGATCGTTAGTTTAGCTAACGTGGTTGTTTCAGGCACGCTATTTTTCTTATTAGCAATGGGAATTGTTTTGAATATCTTGGTTATTTTGATTGGTGGTAAAGTAAGTAAGAAACGTTCCATTTTAGAGCAGAAATTCCAAATGTATTCAATGTCAGGCTATAATATTGGTAATTTTAGTTTGCCGTTTATCCAAGGTTTTTATCCGTTAGCGGTGCCATTTCTTTTGATGTTTGATATTGGCAATAGCGTGATGTTGACAGGTGGAACCACCTTGTTGATTGATAAAGTGGTTGGGACTAAAGAAGAGACTACGTTTAAGAAAATCGTTTTAGCTTTGTTTAAATCAGCACCGTTTACAGCGTATATGGTTATGTTGCTGTTACGGATCATTCAGTTTAACTTACCTGTGGAAGTGTTGGGTGTGTTAGAAATGATTGCCAAGGCAAATGGTTTTTTATCGATGTTTATGATCGGACTATATTTTGAATTACGTTTACCTAAAAAAGCGCTGCACTTAGTAAAAGAAGTTTTAGTTTGGCGTTATTTATGTGGAGCGATTTTTGCGTTATTATTTGCTTTTGTCATTCCGCTAGATCCATTGTTACGGATTGTTTTAGTCGTATTGAGTGTGGCTCCCATGCCAACTTTTTCGGTGATCAATAGCGTTAAGGTCGGAATGCCGGAAGAGACAGTTGGATTTACGTCTTCTGCGAGTATTTTGATCAGTTTAGTATTGATGACACTAATAATGATGTTTATGGGATGA
- a CDS encoding winged helix-turn-helix transcriptional regulator: MKNRKIHNCLDGCSVESTLQLISGKWKCVLLYHLIFEGSYRYSELQRFVPGITKRMLSLQLKDLEADKLIQRTVIQEKPIAVSYSVTEYGRTLAPVIESMYHWGNSFNKQHSEIH; the protein is encoded by the coding sequence ATGAAAAATCGGAAAATTCATAATTGTTTAGACGGTTGTTCTGTAGAATCAACCTTACAACTAATTTCAGGTAAATGGAAATGTGTGCTGCTGTACCATTTGATTTTTGAAGGGTCTTATCGTTACAGCGAATTACAACGTTTTGTCCCTGGTATCACTAAACGAATGTTAAGTTTACAATTAAAAGACCTAGAAGCCGATAAACTCATTCAACGGACAGTAATACAGGAAAAACCCATAGCTGTGAGTTATTCCGTAACCGAATATGGCCGAACATTAGCTCCTGTTATTGAATCAATGTATCATTGGGGCAATTCTTTTAATAAACAACATTCAGAAATACACTAG
- a CDS encoding LacI family DNA-binding transcriptional regulator, with translation MTITVKDVAKKAGVATSTVSRVINDHSSISDATKKKVYKVMEEMGYVPNIAARNLGKRSSGAVGVILPPLDSRERMGNPFYLEIIESINDEARQHSMTTAIATAQTFETLLENVQLMHRQKQVDGFILLYSDKDDPVIDYLFENQVPFSLIGQPYTNEDKVIYVDNDNQLLGKHATDYLIENGHKTILFITNTTHENVYYERYFGYQKAMMLADLTVLPSVDMEKPEDYVAFEELLKDTQATAAVVIDDIFAMRMIQLAQMYGYRVPDDFSVISFNNSIYATLVHPYLTSIDIDIAELGRMGMQKLIESLQEKEATGVRMVIPHKLIKRETVLSLKE, from the coding sequence ATGACGATTACAGTGAAAGATGTTGCTAAAAAGGCTGGAGTTGCGACTTCTACTGTTTCCAGAGTAATCAATGATCATTCCAGTATTTCGGATGCTACGAAGAAAAAAGTCTATAAAGTAATGGAAGAAATGGGGTATGTCCCGAACATTGCTGCTCGAAATCTTGGGAAACGATCTTCAGGAGCCGTGGGTGTGATCTTGCCGCCATTAGATTCTCGCGAGCGGATGGGAAACCCATTTTATTTAGAGATTATTGAGTCGATCAATGACGAGGCACGCCAACACAGCATGACAACAGCGATCGCAACGGCACAGACTTTTGAGACTTTACTGGAAAACGTACAGCTAATGCATCGGCAAAAACAAGTTGACGGTTTTATTTTGCTCTATTCTGATAAGGACGATCCCGTCATCGATTACTTATTCGAAAATCAGGTTCCCTTCTCCTTGATCGGTCAACCTTATACAAATGAAGATAAAGTGATTTATGTAGATAACGATAATCAGCTGCTAGGAAAACATGCAACTGATTATTTGATTGAAAATGGCCACAAAACTATTTTATTTATTACGAATACGACACACGAAAATGTTTATTATGAGCGCTATTTTGGGTATCAAAAAGCGATGATGTTAGCGGATTTAACGGTGCTTCCTTCTGTTGATATGGAGAAGCCAGAAGATTATGTAGCATTTGAGGAGCTTTTAAAAGACACACAAGCAACCGCGGCTGTCGTGATTGACGATATCTTTGCAATGCGGATGATCCAGTTAGCGCAAATGTATGGCTATCGTGTACCAGATGATTTTTCGGTGATCAGTTTTAACAATTCGATTTATGCGACGTTAGTCCATCCTTATTTGACAAGTATTGATATCGATATTGCAGAACTTGGGAGAATGGGGATGCAAAAACTGATTGAGTCATTGCAGGAAAAAGAAGCGACAGGCGTTCGGATGGTGATTCCGCATAAATTGATTAAGCGAGAGACGGTACTTTCTTTGAAAGAATAG
- a CDS encoding serine hydrolase domain-containing protein yields the protein MNLKQAIPKDFSGLISITSNNEPILMEAYGYRDLPNQIKNNVNTIFGTASGSKTFIAVAIMKLIEEKKLGIDQPINQILSKNMPNIDPKVTVHQLLNHTSGIGDYYDEEEITDYAELWKDFPNYKIRKNSDLLPLFIDKKMVDTPGKKFQYNNTGYVLLATIIEELTRQDFDCYLKQVIFEPAGMTSTGYFALDRLPANVANAYIYDEEAKAYYSNIYSIDVKGTGAGGCFTTLKDLECFWQTLLSGKIISTHAVSLMQTIQASDYYGYGFWIAKNNEQAFPYMQGQDPGVSFISSYDSSLNQNITIMSNLGQNVWALHKELSTVLLEKDDKIQS from the coding sequence ATGAACTTAAAACAAGCTATTCCAAAAGACTTCAGCGGCCTTATCAGCATCACATCCAATAATGAACCTATATTAATGGAAGCATATGGCTATCGAGATCTTCCTAATCAAATAAAAAATAATGTAAACACGATTTTTGGAACAGCGTCCGGTAGTAAAACCTTCATTGCTGTTGCAATCATGAAACTGATTGAAGAAAAGAAACTGGGGATCGATCAGCCAATCAATCAAATTCTCTCAAAAAATATGCCTAACATCGACCCTAAAGTTACAGTACACCAACTACTGAATCATACCTCTGGAATCGGGGATTATTATGATGAAGAAGAAATTACTGATTATGCTGAATTATGGAAAGATTTTCCTAATTATAAAATACGCAAAAACAGCGATCTATTGCCACTTTTTATTGATAAAAAAATGGTGGATACACCTGGGAAAAAATTCCAATACAATAATACCGGATATGTTCTTTTAGCTACGATCATCGAAGAGCTCACTCGCCAAGATTTTGATTGTTATTTGAAACAAGTCATTTTTGAACCAGCTGGTATGACTTCAACAGGTTATTTCGCTTTGGATCGACTGCCTGCTAACGTCGCTAATGCTTACATCTACGATGAAGAAGCCAAAGCATATTACAGCAATATTTATAGTATAGACGTCAAAGGAACTGGGGCTGGCGGTTGTTTTACTACCTTAAAAGACCTTGAATGTTTTTGGCAAACCTTGCTTAGCGGAAAAATTATTTCTACACATGCGGTGAGTTTGATGCAAACCATCCAAGCTTCTGATTATTATGGCTATGGCTTTTGGATTGCTAAAAATAACGAACAGGCTTTTCCTTATATGCAAGGGCAAGATCCAGGTGTTTCATTTATTTCTTCTTATGATAGCTCATTAAACCAGAATATTACGATCATGAGCAATTTAGGGCAAAACGTTTGGGCATTGCATAAAGAACTTTCTACGGTTTTACTTGAAAAAGATGATAAGATACAGTCATAA